In Prochlorococcus marinus str. GP2, a single window of DNA contains:
- the hemE gene encoding uroporphyrinogen decarboxylase → MGQDLPLLLSAALGKKVNRPPVWMMRQAGRYMKIYRDLRERYPSFRERSENPELSYEISMQPFHAFKPDGVILFSDILTPLPGMGINFEIIESKGPIIEDPIRALNQVENLKELNPSESLSFVGKVLTSLKKDVNNKATVLGFVGAPWTLAAYVVEGKSSKNYSLIKSMAFNEPDLLHKLLDHFAKSIGEYLKYQIKSGAQVVQIFDSWAGQLSPQDYDIFAGPYQKKVVEIVKAEYPETPIILYISGSAGVLERMAKTGVDIISLDWTVDIEEACIRIPRGIGIQGNVDPGILFGNKKSIRERIDNTFNKIKDRKYILNLGHGILPGTPEENAQTFFEHGKKLTY, encoded by the coding sequence ATGGGTCAAGATTTACCACTACTACTTTCTGCCGCATTAGGTAAAAAAGTAAATAGGCCTCCAGTATGGATGATGAGGCAAGCAGGAAGATATATGAAAATCTATAGAGATTTAAGGGAGCGTTACCCAAGCTTTAGAGAGAGGTCTGAAAATCCAGAACTATCATATGAGATTTCAATGCAGCCTTTTCATGCTTTCAAACCAGATGGAGTGATCCTTTTTTCAGATATTCTCACACCTCTTCCAGGGATGGGCATAAATTTTGAAATAATAGAAAGTAAAGGTCCAATTATTGAGGACCCAATAAGAGCTCTTAACCAGGTAGAAAATTTAAAAGAATTAAATCCAAGTGAGAGTTTAAGTTTTGTTGGTAAAGTTCTTACTTCACTAAAAAAAGATGTAAATAATAAGGCAACAGTTTTAGGTTTTGTTGGCGCACCTTGGACTCTTGCTGCATATGTAGTTGAAGGTAAAAGCAGTAAAAATTATTCTTTAATAAAATCAATGGCTTTTAATGAACCAGATTTACTTCATAAACTTCTTGATCATTTTGCAAAATCTATTGGTGAATATCTTAAATATCAAATAAAATCTGGAGCGCAAGTAGTACAAATTTTTGATTCATGGGCAGGCCAACTAAGCCCACAAGATTACGATATCTTTGCCGGGCCTTATCAAAAAAAAGTTGTTGAAATTGTAAAAGCGGAATACCCTGAAACACCAATAATTCTTTACATTTCAGGAAGTGCTGGGGTACTGGAAAGAATGGCAAAAACTGGAGTAGATATAATCTCATTAGATTGGACAGTAGATATTGAAGAGGCGTGTATAAGAATACCCAGGGGGATTGGAATTCAAGGTAATGTTGACCCAGGTATTTTATTTGGAAACAAAAAATCAATAAGAGAAAGGATAGATAATACCTTCAATAAAATTAAAGACAGGAAATATATTCTTAATTTGGGGCACGGGATTTTACCTGGAACTCCAGAAGAAAATGCTCAAACATTTTTTGAGCATGGAAAAAAACTCACTTACTAG
- the glgB gene encoding 1,4-alpha-glucan branching protein GlgB encodes MIETIQADWIKSEAINLENCCNDNPLKILGPHFYEQQWVVRVWMPEADEVKINFKNNTYKAESINHKWLFEAILPENPNYNYEINISRGGVKHKQHDPWSYREEWMGEVDRHLFAEGNHHHIWEKMGAHLIEKKNQRGVMFCIWAPNAKSISIIGDINSWDGRHHPMQKRLGGIWELFMPTMQEGDTYKYEIRTQQGHIYEKADPYGFLHEIRPQNGSIVSKLKNFNWNDSSWIANRDSSSQINKPISVYEMHLGSWLHESTDNKYLEKNGEPRDPVPAADLKPGTRLLTYPELTKKLIPYVKERGFTHIELMPISEHPFDGSWGYQVTGWYAPTSRFGTPNEFREFVNKCHEEGIGVILDWVPGHFPKDKHGLAFFDGCHLYEHGDSRIGEHKEWGTLIFNYSRNEVRNFLVANLVYWFEEFHIDGIRVDAVASMLYRDYLRPDGEWIPNENGGNENIEAVKFLQQANHVLFQHFPGALSIAEESTTWPMVTKPTDMGGLGFNLKWNMGWMHDMLDYFEIDPWFRQFHQNSVTFSITYNYTENFMLALSHDEVVHGKSHLLHKMPGDDWKKYANTRALLTYMWTHPGKKTIFMGMEFGQRQEWNVWDDLQWELLEFEPHKGIRNLIDDLNVLYKNEPALWKNDFDPYGFQWIDCNDKSNSVISFMRRENDTNEWLVIVANFTPNTHGSYKVGVPVEGFYKEIFNSDSSRYGGSNKGNMGGKETINYNIHDYQNSLELALPPLSVSIFKHQSKK; translated from the coding sequence ATGATCGAGACAATTCAAGCAGACTGGATTAAATCAGAAGCTATCAACCTAGAAAATTGTTGCAATGATAATCCATTAAAAATATTAGGTCCTCATTTTTATGAACAGCAATGGGTTGTAAGGGTGTGGATGCCTGAAGCAGACGAAGTTAAAATAAATTTTAAAAACAATACCTATAAGGCGGAAAGCATAAACCATAAATGGCTTTTTGAAGCTATCCTGCCCGAAAATCCAAACTATAATTACGAAATAAATATTTCACGAGGAGGGGTCAAACATAAACAACATGACCCTTGGTCATATAGAGAAGAGTGGATGGGAGAAGTTGATAGACATCTTTTTGCAGAAGGCAATCATCATCATATTTGGGAAAAAATGGGAGCTCATCTCATTGAAAAAAAGAATCAAAGAGGAGTCATGTTTTGCATTTGGGCTCCAAATGCAAAATCAATCTCGATAATTGGAGATATAAATTCTTGGGATGGAAGACATCATCCAATGCAAAAAAGATTAGGGGGGATTTGGGAACTATTCATGCCAACAATGCAAGAAGGCGATACATATAAATATGAAATAAGAACACAACAAGGTCATATTTATGAGAAAGCTGATCCATATGGTTTTCTTCATGAAATCAGACCTCAAAATGGTTCAATAGTTTCAAAATTGAAAAACTTTAATTGGAATGATAGTTCTTGGATAGCAAATAGGGATTCTTCTAGTCAAATCAACAAGCCAATTTCAGTTTATGAAATGCATTTAGGAAGTTGGCTCCATGAATCAACAGATAATAAATATCTGGAGAAAAATGGTGAACCAAGAGACCCAGTGCCTGCAGCGGATTTAAAACCTGGAACAAGATTATTAACTTATCCAGAATTAACCAAGAAACTCATCCCTTACGTAAAAGAGAGAGGATTCACTCATATTGAACTAATGCCAATATCTGAACATCCTTTCGATGGTTCATGGGGATATCAAGTTACAGGCTGGTATGCACCAACAAGTAGATTTGGCACCCCAAATGAATTCAGAGAATTTGTAAATAAATGTCATGAAGAGGGCATAGGCGTGATTCTTGATTGGGTACCTGGTCATTTTCCAAAAGATAAACATGGGTTAGCATTTTTTGATGGTTGTCATCTTTATGAACATGGAGATTCACGCATAGGTGAACACAAAGAATGGGGAACACTAATATTTAATTACAGCAGAAACGAAGTAAGAAATTTCTTAGTAGCCAACCTCGTTTATTGGTTTGAAGAGTTTCATATTGATGGCATAAGGGTAGATGCTGTAGCTTCAATGCTTTACAGAGATTATCTACGTCCAGATGGAGAATGGATACCCAATGAAAATGGTGGGAATGAAAATATAGAAGCCGTTAAATTTCTTCAACAGGCTAATCATGTACTCTTCCAACATTTCCCAGGTGCGCTTTCTATCGCTGAAGAATCAACAACTTGGCCAATGGTAACCAAACCAACTGACATGGGAGGATTAGGGTTTAACTTGAAATGGAATATGGGATGGATGCACGATATGCTTGATTATTTTGAAATAGATCCTTGGTTTAGGCAATTCCATCAAAATAGTGTAACTTTTTCAATTACATATAACTATACAGAGAACTTTATGCTTGCACTTAGTCATGATGAGGTTGTCCATGGGAAAAGTCATCTTTTGCATAAAATGCCTGGAGATGACTGGAAGAAATATGCAAATACTCGAGCATTACTAACTTATATGTGGACCCACCCTGGTAAAAAAACGATATTTATGGGAATGGAATTTGGGCAAAGGCAAGAATGGAATGTTTGGGATGATCTGCAATGGGAGTTACTAGAATTTGAGCCTCATAAAGGTATCAGAAACTTAATTGATGACCTAAATGTTCTTTATAAAAATGAACCTGCATTATGGAAAAATGACTTTGATCCTTATGGATTCCAATGGATTGATTGTAATGACAAATCTAATTCGGTTATAAGTTTCATGAGAAGAGAAAACGATACCAATGAGTGGCTGGTTATTGTTGCTAACTTTACACCTAATACTCATGGGTCATACAAAGTAGGTGTTCCTGTAGAAGGATTTTATAAAGAAATATTTAATTCAGATAGCTCTAGATACGGGGGCAGTAACAAAGGAAATATGGGGGGTAAAGAAACTATAAATTACAATATTCATGATTATCAAAATTCTCTAGAACTTGCTTTGCCCCCATTAAGCGTAAGTATCTTCAAACATCAATCAAAAAAATAA
- a CDS encoding CocE/NonD family hydrolase, with product MSGSRWFDKSLVLRDGVRLISRIWLPNNNGPWPALLMRQPYGREIASTITYSHPEWWASKGYMVIIQDVRGMGSSEGIFNGFSQEASDTSETHEWVRSLKECNGKLGLYGFSYQGFTQLTGELNSKPPDCLSPAMTGMNIKDHWCSDGGAYWWHNNIAWGLQIAALKMKRENKLLEWEKIRLALENKSYLREGIDTLKKYDPNSFVLEWLKNLNNALPFEEFKPISTWIKQPMLIIGGLWDPHLKGAFDLYKKSKEAGGSPEIIIGNATHLNWWEGSQESLLKFFDKHLKSDEKFNSENPKSEKKIWNISLNKWEELNNKFHPEFIFGLKSDGTANIEVEDGSLTINSKGSGWFTIVNDPWRPTPSDGGHLGPNPGKFNRSIIDKRLDVGVFQTNSFEEDQYLRGIPTLEIQVKSDQPNFDICLALSLVEQGTDKVNQFSTGFLRVKNSKISEECIYQITMQPTNICLIKDSKLRLSISAAAYPAIGVNPGFEEGNIGAPSANHRVITLSFSLKRTFMKMTPFFIK from the coding sequence ATGTCTGGTTCAAGATGGTTTGACAAGTCTCTAGTACTTAGAGATGGAGTAAGACTTATATCCAGGATTTGGTTACCTAATAATAATGGGCCATGGCCTGCATTATTGATGAGACAACCATATGGCAGGGAAATAGCTTCAACTATCACCTATTCTCACCCAGAATGGTGGGCTTCCAAAGGGTATATGGTAATAATTCAAGATGTTAGAGGTATGGGTTCTTCTGAAGGAATTTTCAATGGTTTTTCTCAAGAAGCTAGCGATACTTCAGAAACACATGAATGGGTAAGGTCTCTAAAAGAATGTAATGGAAAACTTGGTTTATATGGTTTTTCATATCAAGGATTTACTCAACTAACTGGTGAATTAAATTCAAAGCCGCCCGATTGTTTATCTCCAGCAATGACTGGGATGAACATTAAGGATCATTGGTGCTCAGATGGGGGGGCATATTGGTGGCATAACAATATTGCATGGGGACTTCAAATCGCAGCACTTAAAATGAAAAGAGAAAATAAATTACTTGAGTGGGAAAAAATAAGATTAGCCTTAGAAAATAAAAGTTATTTAAGGGAGGGAATTGATACTTTAAAAAAATATGATCCTAATAGCTTTGTTTTGGAGTGGCTTAAAAATTTAAATAATGCTCTCCCATTTGAAGAATTTAAACCAATTTCAACATGGATTAAACAACCTATGTTAATTATTGGAGGACTTTGGGATCCACATTTAAAAGGTGCCTTTGATCTTTATAAAAAATCTAAAGAAGCTGGTGGAAGCCCAGAAATTATTATTGGGAATGCGACACATCTAAATTGGTGGGAGGGATCACAAGAATCTTTATTAAAATTTTTTGATAAACATTTAAAATCTGATGAAAAATTTAATTCTGAGAATCCAAAAAGCGAGAAAAAAATATGGAATATTTCATTAAATAAATGGGAAGAATTAAATAATAAATTTCACCCTGAATTTATTTTTGGACTCAAAAGCGATGGCACAGCAAATATAGAGGTTGAAGATGGAAGTCTGACCATAAATTCAAAAGGATCAGGATGGTTTACAATTGTTAATGACCCATGGAGACCTACTCCATCTGACGGTGGTCATTTAGGTCCAAATCCAGGAAAGTTTAATAGAAGTATTATTGATAAACGCCTGGATGTAGGTGTTTTTCAAACCAATTCTTTTGAAGAAGATCAATATTTAAGAGGAATTCCCACTTTAGAAATCCAAGTAAAAAGTGATCAGCCCAATTTTGATATCTGCCTTGCTTTATCTCTAGTTGAACAAGGTACTGATAAGGTGAATCAATTTTCAACCGGATTCTTAAGGGTTAAAAACTCCAAAATAAGTGAAGAATGCATTTATCAAATAACAATGCAGCCAACAAATATTTGTTTGATTAAAGATAGCAAGCTTCGCTTATCTATATCTGCAGCAGCTTATCCCGCTATTGGTGTTAATCCTGGATTTGAGGAGGGAAATATTGGAGCCCCATCAGCAAATCATAGAGTTATTACTCTCAGTTTTAGCCTTAAAAGAACATTTATGAAAATGACCCCTTTTTTTATTAAATAA
- a CDS encoding DUF4332 domain-containing protein: MESKTFLDFLPTNFRHEKSFFIQNNLTDFEKLSNLSDLDINEIQRKSSLCTLNNLKKIRAIAIFKKEIGISPPQAYVLLHCGISSVKSLSQSTPYELERKIGRLERNLRVKTDTDRTFTLLKEWIKKASQLDKSIGNHG, encoded by the coding sequence ATGGAAAGTAAAACCTTTTTAGATTTTTTGCCAACTAATTTTAGACATGAGAAATCTTTTTTTATTCAAAATAATCTAACTGACTTTGAAAAATTAAGTAATCTTTCGGACTTAGATATAAATGAGATTCAAAGAAAATCTTCACTATGTACATTGAATAATCTTAAGAAAATTAGAGCCATAGCTATATTTAAAAAAGAAATTGGAATTTCCCCGCCGCAAGCCTATGTACTTTTGCATTGCGGTATATCTTCTGTTAAATCATTATCACAATCTACCCCTTATGAATTAGAACGCAAAATTGGTAGATTAGAAAGAAATCTTAGAGTAAAAACTGATACAGATAGAACTTTTACTCTCTTAAAAGAATGGATTAAAAAAGCTAGTCAACTCGACAAATCTATTGGAAATCATGGATAA
- a CDS encoding DUF2518 family protein — translation MSFFELLENTPKIFGFFGIFLFICTIAAFIFNFGFKFRIIGATIFSFLLSLSSWAFIQSYSEKVVIEGAKYVPIVYDNGFDLIIAKADDDFPEKSIEPTLEQLSENLRKGSRSGANVKIKIRKLKKISDGVSKPVVIGEVQKNVKMN, via the coding sequence ATGTCTTTTTTTGAACTATTAGAGAACACACCCAAAATTTTTGGATTCTTTGGAATATTTCTTTTCATTTGTACAATAGCAGCTTTTATATTTAATTTTGGTTTTAAATTTCGAATAATTGGAGCAACTATCTTTTCATTCTTGCTTTCATTGAGTAGTTGGGCATTTATACAAAGTTACTCTGAAAAGGTTGTAATAGAAGGTGCAAAATATGTTCCAATTGTTTATGACAATGGGTTCGATTTGATTATTGCTAAAGCAGATGATGACTTCCCAGAAAAATCTATTGAACCAACTTTAGAACAATTATCTGAAAACTTAAGGAAAGGTAGCAGATCTGGTGCGAATGTAAAAATAAAAATTAGAAAACTTAAAAAAATTTCAGATGGTGTAAGTAAACCAGTTGTTATAGGAGAAGTTCAGAAAAATGTCAAAATGAATTAG
- a CDS encoding translocation/assembly module TamB domain-containing protein — protein sequence MLLPLGFLGTFLLNNFLKETYSSRKLELEESIEKFLDKNVDLGDYVGIRFLGFSLGDSKINDKKDIGSEIKAKNVYVGIMPFRSLLKQKWIVKISPKQSAINIDRDFFKRDKPYEKVRSTKKSTLKYELNFNLNKYSILELRNLGFKSKVKGNVIYNSANRQITSNVKSNFDGKGFFKVKLNTKLNQNYLRLELFSRGLNLKDSEYSIGKSKINFKEGNFKSNFKFYKSSNQTFCKGGFSFTNLKIKSEYLSENINSDFTRFFCEKNNLIGNSENFDYGTLTSNFNLNVSLNKSSNEIDLKGSIGYLDSMNPDIDFSGNIPYWFDRRGINFGDIDSSFKINRTQLSNLNIFRKNNIRGFVTAEGKLKGEISDPDLSINFNLDYPHFKGIRIREIWEGEIKNINDQFVLNMKNRYSRIPSYLSVKFDSEFKLDNITFSRVFNSKQGSIEVFKNDNSYIWTADNFPIDELELSINKNQFDRIDGIINGQGSISSDQSYLDGRIAWSLGKYGNINLANSLFDFSVKNNSFYINSSLYPIDGGIIEIEYDSSKNNLINSEFKDISTSWTILTAVDIFNFDNKKVEATRKSNILDNLEINKDRKSFKEKIDFINNFIEKNNNLEDKFNLKKYLSKFKSRYNGKITIQGNRTVNYKLNAKLNGYLDISKDEYKNKIEEFSINLEGGLLRGEGFLKIKNLPLSAANIFLNQPKDFLGGLDMNLIYNLDKKSFSSKISSNDSSIKNNKILFDKGIIEFNKSIFDIDFSLILNDSEIPINIEGLIPINNSENLDLRFIGDAKFIELIDIFADEYFTFEEGKVNLRMIIKGTINKPILNGFVVINDSEINFYNNLIKDINSLIIFDFDSLEIKYLEAKSEDSGNIFIKGSLPFYSQNDTGEAEINLLTNKFTIKADNFNFLVDSDVDLSGSFESPVLGGSLSFNNGFINFNSTNQNNKKENNLLRKEDKKDWPELYWDNNKSIEIISNETILNSVFLGETLPNYLDSLFFDNLILELGPRFKLQYSEIVQAYLDTIVDLNINGGVGKDLNARGLIDIKKGRANLYTTPFKLDKSVDNYIVFAPRSGVVPYINFSLVSKVPDSIIPISENNKDSNISNDLDADTTSSGFGAFGIGNTRLIKIEASYEGFLDQLSFEDENKRIQLRSTPSYSRSQIIGLIGGNSANLINRAFISQLNNADAFSERFQLSLYPALIENNTSLNNIFSNENLDIENNGQSTSNQEFSSQAWVAELGLDVTDSINFAFQTVPGRDDLPPTGILTFQASPNLELLGSYDSNGDWKSQIQLFFRY from the coding sequence ATGCTTTTACCCTTAGGTTTTTTAGGCACTTTTTTATTAAATAATTTTTTAAAAGAAACTTATAGTTCTAGGAAATTAGAATTAGAAGAAAGTATTGAGAAATTTTTAGATAAAAATGTTGATTTGGGTGATTATGTTGGGATTAGATTTCTAGGTTTTTCTCTTGGGGATTCAAAAATTAATGATAAAAAAGATATAGGTTCTGAAATCAAAGCTAAAAATGTATATGTGGGCATTATGCCTTTTAGATCTCTTTTAAAACAAAAATGGATAGTAAAAATAAGTCCTAAACAATCTGCAATTAATATTGATAGAGATTTTTTTAAAAGGGATAAACCTTATGAAAAAGTTAGAAGTACAAAAAAATCAACATTAAAATATGAATTGAACTTTAACTTAAATAAATATTCAATTTTAGAGCTTAGAAATTTAGGATTTAAATCAAAAGTAAAAGGTAATGTTATCTACAATTCCGCTAATAGACAAATTACTTCGAATGTAAAATCTAATTTTGATGGCAAAGGGTTTTTCAAAGTTAAATTAAATACAAAGTTAAATCAAAATTATTTAAGACTTGAATTGTTTTCTAGAGGTTTAAATCTTAAGGATTCTGAATATAGTATTGGGAAAAGCAAAATAAACTTCAAAGAAGGAAATTTCAAGTCTAACTTTAAATTTTATAAATCATCAAATCAAACATTTTGTAAAGGAGGATTTTCTTTTACTAATTTGAAAATAAAATCTGAATATTTATCGGAGAATATAAATTCGGATTTCACTAGGTTTTTTTGTGAGAAAAATAATTTAATAGGTAATTCAGAAAACTTTGATTACGGAACTTTGACTTCAAATTTTAATTTAAATGTCTCATTAAATAAAAGTTCAAATGAAATTGATCTAAAAGGAAGTATTGGATACCTTGATAGTATGAATCCTGATATTGATTTTTCGGGAAATATACCTTATTGGTTTGATAGAAGAGGAATTAATTTTGGAGATATCGATTCTAGTTTTAAGATTAATAGAACTCAATTATCCAATTTAAATATTTTCCGAAAAAATAATATAAGAGGTTTCGTTACCGCTGAAGGTAAGTTGAAAGGGGAAATTAGTGATCCAGATTTATCCATAAATTTTAATCTTGATTATCCCCACTTCAAAGGGATTCGTATTAGAGAAATATGGGAGGGAGAAATTAAAAATATTAATGATCAATTTGTCTTAAACATGAAAAATAGATATTCTCGAATCCCTTCATATCTTTCGGTTAAGTTTGATTCTGAATTTAAATTAGATAATATAACTTTTAGTAGAGTTTTTAATTCTAAACAAGGAAGTATAGAAGTATTTAAGAATGATAATAGTTATATTTGGACAGCTGATAATTTCCCTATTGATGAACTTGAATTATCTATAAACAAAAATCAATTCGATAGAATTGATGGAATTATTAATGGTCAGGGATCAATTTCGTCAGACCAGTCATACCTTGACGGGCGAATTGCTTGGAGTTTAGGTAAATATGGGAATATCAATTTAGCTAATTCATTATTTGATTTTAGCGTCAAAAATAATTCTTTTTATATAAACTCTTCATTGTATCCAATTGATGGAGGAATAATTGAAATCGAATATGATTCAAGTAAAAATAATTTAATTAATTCAGAATTTAAGGATATAAGCACTAGTTGGACTATCCTTACTGCTGTTGATATTTTTAATTTTGATAATAAAAAAGTTGAAGCAACAAGAAAATCTAATATCTTGGATAATTTAGAAATTAATAAAGATAGGAAATCGTTTAAAGAGAAGATCGATTTTATAAATAACTTTATTGAAAAAAATAATAATCTAGAAGACAAATTTAACTTAAAAAAATATTTAAGCAAATTTAAAAGTAGATATAATGGGAAAATTACTATTCAGGGCAATAGAACAGTCAACTACAAATTAAATGCGAAATTAAATGGCTATCTTGATATCTCTAAAGATGAATATAAAAATAAGATAGAGGAATTTTCTATTAATTTGGAAGGAGGATTATTAAGAGGTGAAGGTTTTTTAAAAATTAAAAATTTACCATTAAGCGCTGCAAATATCTTTCTAAATCAACCAAAAGATTTTCTTGGAGGGTTGGATATGAACTTAATTTATAATCTTGATAAAAAATCATTCTCCAGTAAAATTTCTTCTAATGATTCATCAATTAAAAATAACAAAATATTATTTGATAAAGGAATAATTGAATTTAATAAATCAATTTTTGATATTGATTTTTCTTTGATATTAAATGATTCTGAAATTCCAATAAATATTGAAGGCTTAATACCCATAAATAATTCTGAAAACTTGGATCTAAGATTTATTGGTGATGCGAAATTTATTGAGTTAATTGATATTTTTGCTGATGAGTATTTTACTTTTGAAGAAGGCAAAGTAAATCTTAGAATGATAATAAAAGGTACTATAAATAAACCAATTTTGAATGGATTTGTTGTAATAAATGATTCTGAAATTAATTTTTATAATAATTTAATTAAAGATATTAATAGCTTGATAATTTTTGATTTTGATTCTTTAGAAATAAAGTATCTAGAAGCAAAGTCAGAGGATTCAGGGAATATTTTTATAAAAGGGTCTTTGCCTTTCTATAGTCAAAATGATACTGGAGAAGCAGAAATTAATTTATTAACCAATAAATTTACCATTAAAGCAGATAATTTTAATTTTTTAGTGGATTCAGATGTCGATTTAAGCGGATCATTTGAAAGCCCTGTTTTGGGAGGTTCTCTATCTTTTAATAATGGATTTATTAATTTTAATAGCACTAATCAAAATAATAAAAAAGAAAATAATCTTTTAAGAAAAGAGGATAAAAAAGATTGGCCAGAACTCTATTGGGATAATAATAAGAGCATTGAAATAATTTCAAATGAAACAATCTTGAATTCAGTTTTTTTAGGCGAAACTTTGCCTAATTATTTGGATAGTCTGTTTTTTGATAACCTTATATTGGAACTTGGACCAAGATTTAAACTGCAATATTCAGAGATAGTTCAAGCTTATTTAGATACGATCGTGGACCTAAATATCAATGGTGGAGTAGGAAAAGATTTAAATGCTAGAGGTCTTATTGATATAAAAAAAGGAAGAGCGAATTTATACACTACACCATTTAAACTTGATAAAAGTGTAGATAACTATATTGTATTTGCACCGAGAAGTGGTGTCGTTCCATACATTAATTTTTCTCTAGTTAGTAAAGTTCCAGATTCTATAATTCCTATAAGTGAAAATAATAAGGATTCAAATATCTCAAACGATCTAGATGCAGATACTACTTCGAGTGGTTTTGGGGCATTTGGAATTGGTAATACAAGGCTTATCAAAATTGAAGCTTCTTATGAAGGATTTTTAGATCAATTATCATTTGAAGATGAAAATAAAAGAATTCAATTAAGGAGCACTCCAAGTTATAGTAGGTCGCAAATAATTGGTTTAATTGGGGGTAATTCTGCAAATTTAATTAATAGAGCATTTATTTCACAACTTAATAATGCGGATGCTTTTAGTGAAAGATTTCAGTTGTCTTTATATCCAGCTTTAATAGAAAATAATACTTCTTTAAATAACATTTTTTCTAACGAAAATTTAGATATTGAAAATAATGGACAATCTACTTCTAATCAGGAATTTTCTTCTCAGGCTTGGGTAGCTGAACTAGGGCTTGATGTTACTGATTCAATAAATTTTGCATTTCAAACTGTTCCAGGTAGAGACGACCTTCCACCTACAGGGATATTGACTTTTCAAGCCAGTCCAAACTTAGAATTACTAGGTTCTTATGATTCTAATGGGGATTGGAAAAGTCAAATTCAGTTATTTTTTAGATATTAA
- a CDS encoding glutamate-5-semialdehyde dehydrogenase produces MSDIFEVPQPGNDLLKKADQVRLASIKISQTDNQNRIKALNFMADYLEKNTKEILEANSEDYQRAEKKGISKALLSRLKLSKEKLNAGIDGVRKVGELADPVNQIQIKRELSKGLILERKTVPIGVIGVIFESRPDAVMQISSLAIRSGNGVILKGGSEANLTNTAIVNALQMGLYESGLDKNAICLLTSRKDSMSMLNLEKYINLIIPRGSNELVKFIQENTRIPVLGHADGICHLFIDNEANLEMALSVALDSKIQYPAACNAIETLLVHKDIAPAFLEKAIPLFNSNKVKLIGDKRSVELGLKYEASLEDWKTEYLDLILSIKIVDDLEEAITHIQEYSSKHTDGIITENSNTANKFMNVVDSAGVFHNCSTRFADGFRYGFGAEVGISTQTLPPRGPVGLEGLVTYKYFLKGDGSIVDDFSSGKAIYTHKDL; encoded by the coding sequence ATGTCCGATATCTTTGAAGTCCCTCAACCAGGTAATGATCTTTTAAAAAAAGCTGATCAAGTTCGTTTGGCATCAATAAAAATAAGTCAGACTGACAATCAAAATAGAATTAAAGCCTTAAATTTTATGGCAGATTATCTCGAAAAAAATACTAAAGAGATATTAGAGGCTAATAGTGAGGATTATCAAAGAGCAGAAAAAAAAGGTATTTCAAAGGCTTTATTGTCTAGATTAAAGTTATCAAAAGAAAAATTAAATGCAGGAATTGATGGGGTAAGGAAAGTTGGAGAATTGGCGGATCCAGTAAATCAAATTCAAATCAAAAGAGAGCTTTCCAAAGGACTAATCCTAGAAAGAAAAACTGTACCTATTGGAGTTATAGGAGTTATTTTTGAATCTAGACCTGATGCTGTTATGCAGATTAGTTCTCTTGCGATAAGATCAGGTAATGGAGTAATACTTAAGGGGGGTAGTGAAGCTAATTTAACAAACACTGCAATAGTCAATGCCTTACAAATGGGGTTATATGAATCAGGCCTTGATAAAAATGCAATATGCTTACTCACAAGCAGAAAAGATAGTATGTCGATGTTAAATCTTGAGAAATATATTAATTTAATAATTCCTAGAGGAAGTAATGAATTAGTAAAATTTATTCAGGAGAATACAAGAATTCCTGTGCTGGGCCATGCTGATGGAATTTGTCATTTGTTTATAGATAATGAGGCTAATCTCGAAATGGCTTTATCAGTAGCTCTAGACAGTAAAATTCAATATCCTGCAGCATGTAATGCAATTGAAACTTTATTAGTTCATAAAGATATTGCACCAGCTTTTTTAGAAAAGGCCATCCCTTTATTTAATTCTAATAAGGTTAAATTAATTGGAGATAAGAGATCAGTTGAATTAGGCTTAAAGTATGAGGCTAGTCTAGAAGATTGGAAAACTGAATATTTGGATTTAATTTTATCTATAAAAATTGTTGATGATCTTGAGGAGGCAATCACACATATTCAAGAATATAGTTCAAAACATACAGATGGAATAATCACTGAAAATTCAAATACTGCTAATAAATTTATGAATGTAGTTGATAGTGCGGGTGTTTTTCATAATTGCTCTACAAGATTCGCAGATGGGTTTAGATATGGATTCGGAGCTGAAGTTGGTATATCTACTCAAACTCTTCCACCAAGGGGGCCTGTAGGTCTAGAAGGTTTGGTAACTTATAAATATTTCCTAAAAGGGGATGGGAGTATCGTTGATGATTTTTCATCAGGAAAGGCTATCTATACACATAAAGATCTTTAA